Proteins from a single region of Companilactobacillus farciminis KCTC 3681 = DSM 20184:
- the spxA gene encoding transcriptional regulator SpxA has protein sequence MVTIYTSPSCTSCRKAKAWLEQHDIPYKERNIYSEPLNKQEIKQVLQMTENGTEEIISTRSKAFQNLKVNLDDLTIDQLLDLVQTNPGLLKRPIIMDDKRLQVGFNEDEIRRFLPRSVRTMELQKAQLMAGL, from the coding sequence ATGGTTACCATTTATACATCTCCAAGTTGCACCTCATGTCGTAAAGCCAAGGCTTGGCTTGAACAACATGATATTCCTTACAAAGAAAGAAACATTTACTCAGAACCTTTAAATAAGCAAGAAATCAAACAAGTACTTCAAATGACTGAAAACGGGACAGAAGAAATTATTTCTACTCGTTCAAAGGCATTCCAAAACCTTAAGGTAAATTTGGATGATTTAACAATTGATCAATTGTTAGATTTGGTTCAAACAAACCCAGGTCTCTTGAAACGTCCTATCATCATGGATGATAAACGTCTTCAAGTTGGTTTCAATGAAGATGAAATCAGAAGATTCTTGCCTAGAAGTGTCAGAACTATGGAACTTCAAAAGGCTCAACTTATGGCTGGCTTATAA
- a CDS encoding BspA family leucine-rich repeat surface protein, whose translation MLVKNNIPKKSQKLSESMIIILLMYLTFIFGNNLSAQAAENNDIGQLSSIDVNGVINNSISEKTNNLLPRSIDSIYKSGINGTASWDIDDNGLLTIHSGTLAYGTGNWSPYASSIKSVYVEEGVFVNSATLDDGGRNSVFSDLPNVITIDVTNLDVSNANHLGAMFQKDPKLKQIIGIETWDTSKCVWMSSMFYNDNDLQKLDLSNFETSKVESMGSMFMNCTSLEELDLSNFDMSRLQHMVSMFNGVPGKIIGLKDFDTSRITDLTGVFAKTDFTKNDPSDIANWDVSKVTNMNKLFEGTKFEELDLSNWDTGNVTDMSYLFEGDSNINQIKGLSGWNTSNVVDFTCTFQNVTDTDISVINNWDISNANSFTAMFSGCKNLERLNLSNFKENKAEKFGRMFYNDRLLNENTLIGYESLVKSNAKLINGMYQGTDFEVIDLSQYDTSNVTNFADLFRSTKSLKKIIGNFDTSSATDLSGMFASSGIENFEELNIDEWDISSVTNLSNIFSISKVLNFDFLKNWNTSSVTNLSGAFQNTIAKDISGIKDWDVSQVTKFQDTFQKNYFETLPIENWDVSSATNMSELFFYSYALKHLDLSKWHTSKVTNFYTIFNTMQNLETLDISGFDTTHATNLNYFFGGNNNLWKITLGPKVLMQEEVGSSKGTNFPIPKPGTSIGDSSYKAISNMWQEVDEKSGGSDHQPVGELLSNDEIVKKYSTTGNPVTTYVWQQQLKNDFSIKVPDIDFGTINNGSQIVQRKNKGFAIEIDNNNYPIENIQSNLTISLAKPLTSSNGLNTMNNVLIYREKGKSDQILSDNPIQIYVGNFPSGISSIEWDEKDGVLLNMKNEPHAVSGSYSSVLNWTITNSL comes from the coding sequence ATGTTAGTGAAAAATAATATACCAAAGAAATCTCAAAAGCTAAGTGAATCAATGATAATTATTTTATTGATGTATTTAACTTTTATTTTTGGAAATAATCTAAGTGCTCAGGCAGCTGAAAATAATGATATAGGGCAACTTTCTAGCATAGATGTAAACGGTGTTATTAATAATTCTATATCAGAAAAAACTAATAATTTGCTTCCACGTTCAATCGATTCGATTTATAAAAGTGGGATAAATGGAACGGCTAGTTGGGATATTGATGATAATGGATTATTAACGATCCATTCAGGAACACTAGCATATGGAACTGGTAATTGGAGTCCATATGCTAGTTCTATTAAAAGTGTCTATGTAGAGGAAGGTGTTTTTGTTAATTCTGCCACTTTGGATGATGGAGGTAGAAATAGTGTGTTTTCTGATTTGCCTAATGTGATAACGATTGATGTGACTAATTTGGATGTTTCTAATGCTAATCATCTTGGTGCAATGTTTCAGAAAGATCCTAAATTAAAACAAATAATTGGTATAGAAACATGGGATACCTCAAAGTGCGTTTGGATGTCTTCCATGTTTTACAATGATAATGATCTTCAAAAATTGGATTTGTCGAATTTTGAGACTAGTAAAGTTGAAAGTATGGGATCAATGTTCATGAATTGTACGTCGCTAGAAGAATTAGATTTGTCGAATTTTGATATGTCCAGACTTCAGCACATGGTGAGTATGTTTAATGGAGTTCCTGGTAAGATTATAGGATTGAAAGATTTTGATACGAGTCGAATTACTGATTTAACTGGGGTGTTTGCGAAGACCGATTTTACAAAGAATGATCCAAGTGATATTGCTAATTGGGATGTTTCAAAAGTTACAAATATGAATAAATTATTTGAAGGTACTAAATTTGAGGAATTGGATTTGAGTAACTGGGATACAGGGAATGTAACTGATATGTCTTATTTGTTTGAAGGTGATAGTAATATCAACCAAATAAAGGGCTTATCTGGTTGGAATACGAGTAACGTAGTTGATTTTACCTGTACTTTTCAAAATGTGACTGATACGGATATTTCAGTGATAAATAATTGGGATATTTCTAATGCTAATAGTTTTACTGCTATGTTTTCGGGATGTAAAAACTTGGAAAGATTGAATTTGTCTAATTTTAAAGAAAACAAAGCAGAAAAATTCGGTAGGATGTTTTACAACGATAGGTTACTAAATGAGAATACTTTAATAGGTTATGAGTCGTTGGTAAAAAGCAATGCGAAACTTATCAATGGAATGTATCAAGGAACAGATTTTGAAGTGATAGATTTATCACAATATGATACTTCAAACGTTACAAATTTTGCTGATTTATTCAGAAGTACTAAAAGTTTGAAGAAAATTATAGGAAACTTTGACACTAGTTCAGCGACTGATTTAAGTGGGATGTTTGCGAGTTCAGGCATTGAAAACTTCGAAGAATTAAATATTGATGAGTGGGATATATCAAGTGTTACTAATCTGAGTAATATCTTTTCGATAAGTAAAGTCCTTAATTTTGATTTCTTAAAAAATTGGAATACGTCGTCGGTCACAAATTTGAGTGGTGCTTTTCAAAATACGATTGCTAAGGATATATCAGGCATAAAAGATTGGGATGTTTCACAAGTCACTAAGTTTCAAGATACTTTTCAAAAAAATTATTTTGAAACTTTGCCAATCGAGAATTGGGATGTTTCTAGTGCTACTAATATGTCAGAACTATTCTTCTACAGTTACGCATTAAAACATCTAGATCTATCTAAATGGCATACGTCTAAAGTTACTAATTTCTATACTATTTTCAATACTATGCAGAATTTAGAGACCCTGGATATTTCGGGATTTGATACGACTCATGCAACTAATTTAAACTATTTCTTCGGTGGTAATAATAATCTTTGGAAGATAACATTGGGTCCAAAAGTTTTGATGCAAGAAGAGGTGGGATCAAGCAAGGGGACCAATTTTCCAATTCCAAAACCAGGAACTTCCATAGGTGATTCTTCATACAAGGCTATCAGTAATATGTGGCAAGAGGTTGATGAAAAGAGTGGAGGAAGTGACCATCAACCGGTAGGAGAATTATTGTCAAATGACGAAATAGTAAAAAAATATTCAACAACGGGCAATCCAGTTACTACCTATGTTTGGCAACAGCAGCTTAAAAATGACTTTTCAATAAAAGTTCCTGATATTGACTTTGGAACTATTAACAATGGTTCTCAAATTGTTCAAAGAAAGAATAAAGGTTTTGCTATCGAAATAGATAATAATAATTATCCTATTGAAAATATTCAATCCAATCTAACGATTTCTCTGGCAAAACCACTGACAAGTTCAAATGGGTTGAACACGATGAACAATGTTTTGATTTATCGAGAAAAAGGAAAGAGTGATCAGATATTATCGGATAACCCTATTCAAATTTATGTGGGAAATTTTCCTTCTGGAATTAGTTCAATTGAATGGGACGAAAAGGATGGCGTATTGTTAAATATGAAGAACGAACCTCATGCAGTAAGTGGAAGTTATAGTTCGGTTTTAAATTGGACCATTACGAATAGCCTTTAA
- a CDS encoding adaptor protein MecA, producing MEMDRLNENTIRVILSTEDLQERGVTVLDLLGNKKQIETFFYSILDEVDKNHVFTNNEPVTFQIMPNKEGLELLISKSDDSEGSGSLPLNGLQNSVGASENNNLDKVGTEEYDSDTAPYLNDPDTPTKTVIVEFKDFEDYVQLANLLHLESGISNLFEYNDKYYLQLILFTDEMHEMTYSDVLALLSEYSFKTKVTAAVLSEYGQEIMSKTALELTRYYFGN from the coding sequence ATGGAAATGGATCGACTTAATGAGAACACGATCAGAGTCATTCTTAGTACAGAGGATTTGCAAGAACGAGGCGTAACAGTTTTAGACTTGTTAGGTAACAAGAAACAAATTGAGACGTTCTTTTATAGTATTTTGGATGAGGTCGATAAGAATCATGTCTTCACGAACAATGAGCCTGTTACTTTCCAAATAATGCCAAACAAAGAAGGTTTGGAATTGTTGATTAGTAAGAGTGATGATTCTGAAGGTTCAGGTTCATTGCCATTAAATGGGCTACAAAATTCAGTCGGCGCAAGTGAAAACAATAATTTGGATAAGGTTGGAACTGAAGAATATGACAGTGATACAGCGCCATATTTGAATGATCCTGATACACCTACTAAGACTGTTATTGTTGAATTCAAAGACTTTGAAGATTATGTCCAATTGGCTAATTTGTTACACTTAGAGAGCGGAATTTCTAATTTGTTCGAGTACAACGACAAGTACTACTTACAATTGATTCTCTTTACTGATGAAATGCACGAAATGACTTATAGCGATGTTTTGGCATTACTTAGTGAATATAGTTTCAAGACTAAAGTTACGGCGGCTGTTTTATCTGAATATGGTCAAGAGATCATGTCGAAGACGGCGCTTGAATTGACGAGATATTATTTTGGTAATTAA
- a CDS encoding competence protein CoiA has product MYAALNESGTLIYAQNAKEKGKYFCCRCEKPVKLITTKARKYFRHLNKINNDINEREIHLTGKKIILNLLKEFSNVKTEFFLPTIQQRPDIFLTEQKIAIEYQCALLKINLLEERVLGYHQLGIKSIWILGGNYLDDQIQKKHLKFLNYSDRLGYYIIMLDSKRQIFTVFHHIKFIGPFNHIFFQRQIFQERHLAEVLDFEPQGYRLNPVLMNQHFIRRLRQKNDHNSQQVKLDFFQRHHITVEDYLDNRYFVPIAPIYFYPAWQMACGQSKRLLRQPLLKFKTRKKPPD; this is encoded by the coding sequence ATGTATGCTGCTTTGAACGAATCGGGAACTTTGATTTACGCCCAAAATGCAAAGGAAAAAGGCAAATATTTTTGTTGTCGTTGTGAGAAACCAGTTAAATTGATCACGACAAAAGCACGAAAATATTTTCGCCATTTAAATAAAATTAATAATGATATTAATGAACGAGAAATACATTTGACTGGTAAGAAAATAATTTTGAATTTATTAAAAGAGTTTTCTAATGTCAAAACGGAATTCTTTTTGCCAACGATTCAACAGCGTCCAGATATCTTTTTAACTGAGCAGAAGATTGCAATTGAGTATCAATGTGCACTCTTAAAAATCAACTTGCTAGAAGAAAGGGTTTTAGGATATCACCAGTTGGGCATTAAAAGTATTTGGATACTAGGTGGTAATTATTTAGATGACCAAATTCAGAAAAAACATCTTAAATTCCTCAACTATAGTGATAGATTGGGTTATTACATCATTATGCTAGATTCAAAAAGGCAAATTTTTACAGTTTTTCATCATATTAAATTTATCGGGCCTTTCAATCATATCTTTTTTCAACGGCAAATTTTTCAAGAACGGCATTTGGCTGAGGTGTTAGATTTTGAACCACAAGGATATCGCCTGAATCCAGTTTTGATGAATCAACATTTTATCAGACGTTTGCGACAAAAAAATGATCATAACTCTCAACAAGTAAAACTGGATTTTTTTCAGCGTCATCACATTACAGTCGAGGATTATTTGGATAATCGTTATTTCGTTCCAATTGCGCCAATTTACTTTTATCCAGCTTGGCAAATGGCTTGTGGACAGAGTAAGAGGTTGTTGCGGCAGCCTTTGTTGAAATTTAAGACAAGAAAAAAGCCTCCTGATTAG
- a CDS encoding cell surface SD repeat-containing protein: MKTILLLLKFVLPLILATCLLLITNPEVSLADGTAGVSTDNYSNGLPSGFFQPTGGPRLVVPLFPIGSLPYRRPGFTQEPYQQIVDKGQKDVQLEAILTRTKYTPDSNWLFSDGITPAESLTNSSDPKITVPTDKVGTFYYQYHVHTSHKSFMGKVINDNYYSKVAKVIVNEKHIDATSLTINNDTKYLFNEPTDFFQTSSQILNTKEPSNASGAIKWSISDPNLATIDQNGVLKANQNRNSGIVTVQARIDNENGKVIKSNPLDILIGGGLKNVTVKEGEKATFKIANTEAEARDEGGLKTEWYKVDSKGVVQKLPQSKDSNPFQYSFDANLKDDDSKYFVKVFATENNKTTLDLQTNQATLNVVPNKNIENLNINNEIKNNTYASHNNYDELFNVARNDTVFINSEIENKNSTDLTNSKLVLTLPPSLAVQEVDTKPSTLDSHKHPIDPSNYSISKDTNELTIRLGTINKESTEKVFVKSLMNEKSLQQSAFIRPYLKGMAEQSIFLKNGNPLKLNFSENLLHVAFKNIHFHPISQFQKGFIDTRTDDTNAPNAIMNVDDQRRSKNAQTISVKQISSFPNVGSLPFAQLMLKKKDGLIPINQLTEVANSEDDSPVTPIIWSKNEGLFLRVNTNTPPPGKYSVDLQWTITDSVQKSS; the protein is encoded by the coding sequence ATGAAAACAATATTATTACTATTGAAATTCGTTCTACCATTGATTTTAGCGACTTGTTTATTGTTAATTACCAATCCAGAAGTTTCATTAGCTGACGGTACTGCTGGTGTTTCTACCGATAATTATTCCAATGGTTTGCCAAGCGGCTTTTTCCAACCCACAGGTGGTCCAAGGTTAGTTGTTCCACTCTTTCCAATCGGTAGCTTGCCATACCGTAGACCCGGATTTACACAAGAACCTTATCAACAGATTGTTGATAAAGGCCAAAAAGATGTTCAACTAGAAGCCATTTTAACTCGTACCAAATATACACCGGATTCTAATTGGCTTTTTTCAGATGGAATAACGCCTGCAGAAAGCCTTACTAATTCAAGTGATCCAAAAATTACTGTTCCAACTGATAAAGTAGGAACCTTTTACTATCAATATCATGTTCATACCTCTCATAAATCCTTCATGGGCAAAGTAATAAATGATAATTATTATTCCAAAGTTGCCAAAGTAATCGTAAATGAAAAACATATTGATGCAACTAGTTTGACCATCAATAATGATACAAAATATTTATTCAATGAACCAACCGATTTCTTCCAAACTAGTTCCCAAATACTAAATACTAAAGAACCCTCTAACGCTTCCGGAGCTATTAAATGGTCTATTTCTGATCCTAATCTTGCTACGATTGATCAGAACGGTGTTTTAAAAGCTAATCAAAATAGAAATTCTGGTATTGTTACTGTCCAAGCTAGAATTGATAATGAAAATGGTAAAGTCATAAAAAGTAATCCACTTGATATTTTGATTGGTGGTGGTCTAAAAAATGTGACCGTTAAAGAAGGAGAAAAGGCTACTTTTAAGATTGCAAATACTGAAGCCGAAGCACGTGATGAAGGCGGTTTAAAAACTGAATGGTATAAAGTAGATTCAAAAGGTGTTGTTCAAAAATTACCGCAAAGTAAGGATTCTAACCCTTTCCAATATTCTTTTGATGCTAATCTCAAAGATGATGACAGTAAATATTTTGTAAAAGTCTTTGCCACCGAAAACAACAAAACTACTTTGGATTTACAAACTAACCAAGCCACATTAAATGTGGTCCCCAACAAGAACATCGAGAATCTAAATATCAATAATGAAATCAAAAATAATACCTATGCCTCCCACAATAATTACGATGAGCTTTTCAACGTAGCCAGAAACGATACTGTTTTTATCAACTCTGAGATTGAAAATAAAAATTCTACGGACCTTACTAATTCCAAGCTCGTCCTCACCCTACCGCCTTCATTAGCCGTTCAAGAAGTTGATACTAAGCCCTCTACGCTTGATTCTCACAAGCATCCTATTGACCCTAGTAATTATTCTATTTCCAAAGATACTAATGAATTGACGATTCGACTTGGCACAATAAATAAAGAATCAACCGAAAAAGTCTTCGTCAAATCTCTTATGAACGAAAAAAGCCTACAACAATCTGCCTTTATCCGACCTTATTTAAAAGGAATGGCTGAGCAATCCATATTCCTCAAAAATGGTAATCCTCTAAAACTAAATTTTAGTGAGAATCTTTTGCACGTTGCTTTTAAAAATATCCACTTTCATCCTATTTCACAATTTCAAAAAGGATTCATCGATACTCGTACCGATGACACTAATGCTCCTAATGCCATTATGAACGTTGACGACCAACGCAGAAGTAAGAATGCCCAGACAATTTCAGTCAAGCAAATAAGCAGTTTCCCTAATGTAGGTTCACTGCCTTTTGCACAATTGATGTTAAAAAAGAAAGATGGCCTAATCCCTATCAACCAATTAACAGAGGTTGCCAATTCTGAAGACGATTCCCCCGTCACACCAATTATTTGGTCAAAGAATGAAGGGCTCTTCTTAAGAGTCAACACTAACACGCCACCACCAGGAAAATATTCAGTCGACCTCCAGTGGACAATAACGGATTCAGTTCAAAAGTCTTCCTAA
- a CDS encoding DsbA family protein, which translates to MEGNTMWEVFLYINPLCSYCLKVEQAIIDFTRKHDIDTQYHFVTNYNMATINDYMKLQGCKITDIEERNTASQQVVEAAKLYKAASCQGNKKARNFLMNLQEQVNILNNPFDDNTIKRAINNSGLDYKSIMADKESTCVVQGLKRDQQLSMEMNVVKAPTAIVFDCEDEEKPGVMIDNFGDSTSQESISKNVNAMLERELPHTQNFARNDTVISLDKFRR; encoded by the coding sequence ATGGAGGGAAACACAATGTGGGAAGTATTCTTATATATTAATCCCTTATGTTCGTATTGTTTGAAGGTGGAACAAGCAATTATCGATTTCACCAGAAAGCATGACATAGACACACAATATCATTTCGTAACGAACTATAATATGGCAACAATTAATGATTATATGAAATTACAAGGCTGCAAAATTACCGATATTGAGGAACGTAACACTGCATCACAACAAGTCGTAGAAGCAGCGAAACTTTACAAAGCCGCTTCTTGCCAAGGCAATAAAAAAGCTCGTAACTTTTTAATGAATCTTCAAGAACAAGTAAATATTTTGAACAATCCCTTTGATGATAACACTATCAAACGCGCAATTAATAATAGTGGGCTTGATTACAAATCCATCATGGCTGATAAAGAAAGTACTTGCGTAGTTCAAGGTTTGAAACGTGATCAACAGTTATCAATGGAAATGAATGTTGTAAAAGCACCAACAGCGATTGTATTCGACTGTGAAGATGAAGAAAAACCAGGTGTTATGATCGATAACTTTGGTGATTCAACTTCTCAAGAAAGCATCAGTAAGAACGTCAATGCTATGTTGGAACGTGAACTTCCTCATACTCAGAATTTTGCTCGCAATGATACCGTCATTAGTCTGGATAAATTCAGAAGATAA
- a CDS encoding GTP pyrophosphokinase, translated as MSEIKWNEFLIPYSQAVDELKIKFRNLRKEFLEKNEHSPIEFVTGRVKTVDSIKEKMRRRFIKEDLLEQDMQDIAGIRIQCQFVEDIYDVAKLLHIREDMRVIEERDYIANSKPSGYRSYHVVIEYPIQTASGQKNILAEIQIRTLAMNFWSTIEHSLNYKYQGDFPEEINERLKRAAEASFMLDEEMSKIREEIQDAQQYFTDRKRDLNNPTEHNK; from the coding sequence ATGTCAGAAATCAAATGGAATGAATTTTTGATACCTTATTCACAGGCAGTCGATGAGTTAAAAATTAAATTTAGAAATCTTCGCAAGGAATTTTTAGAAAAAAATGAGCATTCTCCAATTGAGTTCGTAACGGGGCGTGTTAAAACAGTAGATAGCATTAAAGAAAAGATGCGTCGTCGCTTTATCAAAGAAGACCTTTTGGAACAAGATATGCAAGATATCGCTGGAATCAGAATACAATGTCAATTTGTTGAAGATATTTATGATGTAGCTAAGCTATTGCATATTCGTGAAGACATGCGTGTTATTGAAGAACGTGACTACATTGCTAACAGTAAGCCTAGTGGTTATCGTTCTTATCACGTTGTGATCGAATATCCAATTCAAACTGCTTCTGGTCAAAAAAATATTTTGGCAGAAATTCAGATTAGAACTTTGGCAATGAATTTCTGGTCTACAATCGAGCACTCTTTGAATTACAAATATCAAGGAGATTTTCCTGAAGAGATCAATGAGCGACTCAAACGTGCTGCAGAAGCTTCATTCATGTTGGATGAAGAAATGTCCAAAATCAGAGAAGAGATTCAAGATGCACAACAATACTTTACCGATCGAAAACGCGATCTAAATAACCCTACGGAGCACAATAAATAA
- a CDS encoding NAD kinase, giving the protein MKLWINNNSKEQSVAAANKLRSKLLDAGLTLDRRDPQLVISVGGDGTLLSTFHAYAAHLDRVKFLALHTGHLGFYSDWTDKEIDELADLIIKCQDNIPSTSYPLLDVMVENKEGSLFHGIAINEIVVRRLSSLTMKTRVDLDKEFFENFRGDGLCFATPTGSTAYSKSIGGALIHPKISVFQMIEIASINNRVYRTISSPIIIPHNQRVDLYPQTADDYVISCDGITTKLKNVRRITIKLNYQRAQFAQYRHRHFWTRVETAFLGQDEPK; this is encoded by the coding sequence ATGAAATTATGGATTAATAATAATAGTAAAGAGCAATCAGTTGCAGCAGCTAATAAACTACGCAGTAAATTGCTAGATGCTGGATTAACTTTGGATCGACGCGACCCACAATTAGTTATCAGTGTCGGTGGCGATGGAACGCTATTGAGTACTTTTCATGCCTATGCTGCACATTTAGATAGAGTGAAATTCTTAGCTTTGCATACAGGACATTTGGGCTTTTATTCAGATTGGACTGACAAAGAAATTGACGAATTGGCTGATTTGATTATCAAATGCCAAGACAATATTCCTTCCACGAGTTATCCACTTTTGGATGTCATGGTTGAGAATAAAGAAGGTTCATTGTTCCATGGAATTGCTATCAATGAAATAGTAGTTAGACGTTTATCATCCTTAACTATGAAAACTCGAGTAGATTTGGATAAAGAATTTTTCGAAAACTTTCGTGGGGATGGCTTGTGTTTTGCAACGCCTACTGGGTCCACGGCCTATTCTAAATCTATCGGTGGAGCTTTGATTCATCCTAAAATCAGTGTCTTTCAAATGATTGAAATTGCTTCGATCAATAACCGAGTTTATCGGACAATTTCTTCGCCAATTATCATTCCTCACAATCAAAGAGTTGATCTTTATCCACAAACTGCCGATGACTATGTGATCAGCTGCGATGGAATTACTACAAAATTGAAAAACGTACGTCGAATTACGATCAAGCTAAATTATCAACGAGCCCAATTTGCCCAATATCGACATCGACACTTCTGGACTAGAGTAGAGACAGCTTTCTTAGGACAAGATGAACCAAAATAA
- a CDS encoding RluA family pseudouridine synthase: MNQNNRFLKFTIGDDDKKIVRKFLVQRKFSSSQLHNLKNKGGQIFVNHKQRHFNYPLKKGDQILIVLNTEEPSDLIEPMPGKVDVVFEDDYLLVVNKPPGIASLPAKAKDSKTMANVVKSYLIDKKENSSIHLVTRLDRNTSGLMVFAKTSYAHSLLDRILHTEDFKKFYLAMVYGQVSPEKGLIDLPIGIDPKAFYMRNIDHDLGKPSQTLYETVEKFDDASLLKLKLLTGRTHQIRVHLTAIGHPIIGDDMYSKKIDPRMDRQALHCYCLEIVHPVTKKLLKLTAPLPKDMVMLKSVLRGEKNG, encoded by the coding sequence ATGAACCAAAATAATCGCTTTTTAAAATTTACGATTGGTGACGATGACAAAAAAATAGTCCGCAAATTTTTAGTTCAACGCAAATTTTCCTCTAGTCAATTACACAACTTAAAAAATAAGGGTGGACAAATTTTTGTGAATCATAAGCAACGTCATTTTAATTATCCGTTAAAAAAGGGTGATCAAATTTTGATAGTCCTTAATACAGAAGAACCCTCAGATTTGATTGAGCCAATGCCGGGTAAAGTAGATGTCGTGTTCGAAGATGATTATTTATTAGTTGTCAATAAACCGCCTGGGATTGCTAGTTTGCCTGCCAAAGCCAAAGACAGTAAGACGATGGCTAATGTGGTCAAGTCGTATTTGATCGATAAAAAAGAGAATAGTTCAATTCATTTAGTCACTCGCTTAGATCGAAATACCTCTGGTCTGATGGTTTTTGCTAAAACTTCTTATGCCCATTCACTGTTGGATCGAATTTTACACACGGAAGACTTTAAAAAGTTTTATTTGGCAATGGTTTATGGTCAAGTATCACCAGAAAAAGGTTTGATAGATTTGCCAATTGGAATTGATCCTAAGGCTTTTTATATGCGAAATATCGATCATGATCTTGGCAAGCCGTCGCAAACTTTGTATGAGACAGTTGAGAAGTTTGACGATGCTAGCTTGTTAAAACTGAAATTGTTGACGGGGAGAACTCATCAAATTCGGGTTCATTTAACAGCAATTGGTCATCCAATTATTGGAGACGATATGTATAGTAAAAAAATTGACCCTCGAATGGACCGTCAAGCTTTACATTGTTATTGTTTAGAAATCGTTCATCCTGTTACTAAAAAGTTGTTAAAATTAACCGCGCCACTGCCTAAAGATATGGTAATGTTAAAGAGTGTGTTAAGGGGTGAGAAGAATGGATGA